A stretch of the Takifugu flavidus isolate HTHZ2018 chromosome 1, ASM371156v2, whole genome shotgun sequence genome encodes the following:
- the hdac4 gene encoding histone deacetylase 4 isoform X6: MQVPPAATAILPMDLRVDHHHNHQQQPTFGLVSQPHPTPPSSTACPTSSEPGRCSVINHQEQQLQQELVALKHKQQLQRQLLIAEFQRQHEQLSRQHEIQLQEHIKHQQDLLALKHQQELLEHQRKIEQQRHEQELEKQQREYKLHQLKNKDRGQESAIASTEVKMRLQEFVLNKKKALAQRNLNHCLPSDPRYWYGKTQHSSLDQSSPPQTALSAYTHPMLGTYDSKDDFPLRKTASEPNLKLRSRLKQKVTERRSSPLLRRKDGPIPSAKKRSLDVADSACNSAPGSGPSSPNNSSSNIPSENGITISSSPGEASLLQRLAAREGSVSHLSLYTSPSLPNITLGLPATGPAASVVSGHKDGDSRLTLPALQQGIPLTSPFLPPTHLPSYLTSSALDREAPGGGAAGAHNPLLQHMVLLEQGHSPMGLGGLPLQSPSVSKLARGHRPLGRTQSAPLPQQQCGQAQALQQLVVQQQHQQFLEKHKQQFQQQQHIISKIMSKPTDQVSAVSSSPSGPARQHQSHPEETEEELREHQGLPSSSSPPTPSSLPVKEAGPMRSVVIKQEPVDPQEVEEKEQRERQAEKDFLFRQQALLLEQQRIHQLRNYQASMEAAGLPVSFAGHRPLSRAQSSPASASFPIVVPESTTKPRFTTGLVYDSLMQKHQCMCGNTTIHPEHAGRIQSIWSRLQETGLRAHCECIRGRKASLEELQTIHSEAHVLLYGTNPLRQKLDCSVSPMFVRLPCGGIGVDSDTIWNEVHSSTAARLAVGSVAELVFKVASGELKNGFAVVRPPGHHAEESAPMGFCYFNSVAIAAKLLQQRLSVRKILIVDWDVHHGNGTQQAFYADPGILYISLHRYDDGNFFPGSGAPDEVGSGAGVGFNVNMAFTGGLEPPMGDVEYLAAFRTVVMPIANEFAPDVVLVSSGFDAVDGHASPLGGYKLTAKCFGYLTRQLMGLAGGRVVLALEGGHDLTAICDASEACVSALLGNELEPIPDKLMQQRPNANAVRSMEKVLEAHGKYWCSLQRSASTLGCSLSEALQRDTEEAETVSAMASLSVANKHMGKRSEEEPMEEETS, from the exons ATGCAGGTGCCCCCCGCAGCTACAGCCATCCTCCCCATGGACCTGCGTGTAgaccaccaccacaaccaccagcagcagcctacCTTCGGCCTGGTTTCCCAACCCCATCCAACGCCACCATCCTCCACAGCTTGTCCCACATCGTCTGAGCCGGGCAGGTGCTCAGTCATCA accaccaggagcagcagctgcagcaggagctggtggctctcaaacacaagcagcagctgcagagacagcTACTGATCGCCGAGTTCCAGAGGCAGCACGAGCAGCTGTCGCGCCAGCATGAGATCCAGCTGCAAGAGCACATCAAG caccaacaggaCCTACTAGCACTCAAGCACCAACAGGAGCTTCTGGAGCACCAGAGGAAGATTGAGCAGCAGCGTCATgaacaggagctggagaagcagcagcgggAATACAAACTCCATCAGCTCAAGAACAAGGACAGGGGCCAGGAGA GTGCCATCGCCAGTACGGAGGTTAAGATGCGACTCCAGGAGTTTGTGCTGAACAAGAAGAAAGCCCTGGCTCAGCGAAACCTAAACCACTGTCTGCCCAGTGACCCGCGCTATTGGTATGG AAAAACCCAGcacagctctctggaccagAGCTCTCCTCCCCAAACAGCACTGTCAGCATACACCCACCCAATGTTGGGCACGTACGACTCAAAAGATGACTTCCCTCTCCGCAAAACAG CATCTGAGCCCAACCTGAAACTTCGCTCCCGGCTAAAGCAGAAGGTGACAGAGCGCCGCAGTAGCCCTCTGCTTCGGAGGAAAGACGGTCCCATTCCTTCTGCCAAGAAGCGTTCGCTGGACGTTGCTG ACTCTGCGTGCAACAGTGCACCAGGCTCAGGTCCCAGCTCTCCCAACAACAGCTCCAGTAACATTCCCAGTGAGAACGGGATCACCATTTCCAGCAGCCCCGGAGAG GCCTCCCTGCTCCAGAGGCTGGCTGCGAGGGAAGGGTCAGTCAGCCACCTCTCTCTCTacacctccccctctctgcccaaCATCACCCTGGGATTGCCAGCCACCGGTCCTGCTGCTAGC GTGGTGTCGGGACACAAAGACGGTGACAGTCGCCTGACGTTACCTGCGCTGCAACAAGGAATTCCCCTcacctctcccttcctcccccccacccacctgccCTCTTATTTAACGTCCTCGGCTCTGGACAGAGAGGCGCCCGGAGGGGGTGCCGCTGGCGCTCACAACCCCCTCCTGCAACACATGGTACTGCTGGAGCAGGGTCACAGTCCAATGG GCCTGGGAGGCCTCCCGCTACAATCGCCTTCCGTCTCCAAACTGGCACGAGGCCACCGTCCTCTGGGCAGAACCCAGTCGGCCCCCCTGCCCCAGCAGCAGTGCGGCCAGGCCCAGGCcctccagcagctggtggtccagcagcagcaccagcagtttctggaaaaacacaaacagcagttccaacagcagcagcacatcatcAGCAAG ATCATGTCCAAGCCCACGGACCAGGTCTCAGCTGTGAGCTCCAGCCCATCAGGACCGGCCCggcaacaccagagtcacccaGAGGAAACggaagaggagctgagagaGCACCAGGGGCTCCCCTCTTCCTCGTCGCCCCCAACACCATCGTCATTGCCTGTGAAGGAGGCGGGGCCAATGAGGAGCGTGGTGATAAAACAAGAACCTGTGGACccacaggaggtggaggagaaggagcagagggagagacaggccGAGAAGGACTTCCTCTTTAGACAG CAGGCTCTGTTGTTGGAGCAGCAGCGGATCCACCAGTTGAGGAACTATCAGGCCTCTATGGAAGCAGCTGGGTTACCGGTCAGCTTCGCCGGCCACCGCCCCCTGTCCAGGGCCCAGTCTTCTCCAGCCTCCGCCTCCTTCCCCATCGTAGTGCCCGAGTCCACGACCAAGCCTCGATTTACCACAG GTCTGGTCTACGATTCTCTCATGCAGAAGCATCAGTGTATGTGTGGTAACACCACCATTCATCCGGAGCACGCTGGCCGCATTCAGAGTATCTGGTCCCGGCTTCAGGAAACGGGTCTCAGGGCACACTGTGAG TGTATCCGTGGCAGAAAGgcttctctggaggagctgcagacgaTCCACTCTGAAGCCCACGTCCTGCTGTACGGCACCAACCCACTGCGGCAAAAACTCGACT GTTCAGTGAGTCCAATGTTTGTGAGGTTGCCATGTGGAGGCATAGGG GTGGACAGTGACACCATCTGGAACGAAGTCCATTCGTCCACCGCGGCCCGTCTGGCGGTCGGTTCGGTGGCGGAGCTGGTTTTCAAAGTGGCATCGGGCGAACTGAAG AACGGTTTCGCCGTCGTTCGACCGCCTGGACATCACGCCGAGGAGAGTGCGCCAAT GGGGTTCTGTTACTTCAACTCGGTTGCCATAGCGGCcaagctcctgcagcagaggctcAGTGTCAGGAAAATCCTCATTGTGGACTGG GATGTTCACCATGGCAATGGCACCCAGCAGGCGTTCTACGCAGACCCTGGTATTCTGTACATTTCACTGCACCGCTACGATGATGGCAACTTCTTCCCTGGCAGTGGAGCGCCGgatgag GTGGGCAGCGGAGCAGGTGTGGGCTTCAACGTGAACATGGCCTTTACGGGAGGACTGGAACCCCCCATGGGTGATGTAGAGTACCTGGCTGCGTTTAG gacggtGGTTATGCCGATTGCCAACGAGTTTGCGCCGGACGTGGTTCTGGTGTCGTCGGGCTTTGACGCGGTGGACGGCCATGCCTCGCCACTGGGAGGATACAAGCTAACAGCAAAAT GCTTCGGCTACCTGACCAGGCAGCTGATGGGTCTGGCAGGCGGGAGGGTGGTGCTCGCCCTGGAGGGCGGTCATGACCTCACAGCCATATGCGATGCCTCCGAAGCCTGCGTCTCTGCTCTGCTTGGCAATGAG